A single region of the Silene latifolia isolate original U9 population chromosome 8, ASM4854445v1, whole genome shotgun sequence genome encodes:
- the LOC141594652 gene encoding uncharacterized protein LOC141594652, whose protein sequence is MTGDLKKGNGSGPKTIPVTSPLYLHPSDLPSLNLTQIIFDGSNYDLWAEAVKNGLDAKNKLAFIEGKVTKPESDGDEETIETVVWRQCNAMLRAWLRNVIDPKLHPSITFSQPIADVWEELRGRYSAGNAPRVHQLKNELNECKQGGDSVVEYYTRLETIWDELAKNSKSKNCTCGAATSIAKEKEEEKVHQFLMGLDSKLYGHIRTNLLMEDPIAPLNRAYALILREERHASLTTMKEEQRQDAAMAARIYGGEKGKVPALKQRQMEEMDHSGAPTVVNIIIRKKTAMINMDMRR, encoded by the coding sequence ATGACAGGTGATCTAAAGAAGGGCAACGGGAGCGGTCCAAAGACAATTCCCGTAACATCGCCACTCTATCTTCATCCTTCCGATTTACCTAGTTTAAATCTTACACAAATTATTTTTGATGGCAGTAATTATGATTTGTGGGCCGAGGCTGTCAAAAACGGATTGGATGCTAAGAACAAATTAGCGTTCATAGAGGGTAAAGTGACAAAACCCGAAAGTGATGGAGATGAGGAGACAATCGAGACAGTGGTGTGGCGCCAGTGCAATGCTATGCTTAGGGCATGGCTACGGAACGTGATTGACCCAAAGCTGCATCCGAGTATCACCTTTTCGCAACCCATTGCAGACGTGTGGGAAGAGCTGCGTGGGAGGTACTCGGCGGGTAACGCACCGAGAGTTCACCAGTTGAAAAACGAACTCAATGAATGCAAACAAGGAGGGGATTCCGTTGTGGAGTATTACACAAGGCTAGAAACAATATGGGATGAGTTAGCCAAGAACAGTAAAAGCAAGAATTGTACTTGTGGAGCAGCGACATCAATAGCAAAggaaaaagaagaggaaaaggtACACCAGTTTTTAATGGGTTTAGATTCGAAATTATACGGTCACATACGAACTAACCTATTAATGGAAGATCCTATCGCCCCTTTGAATCGAGCTTATGCCTTGATTTTGAGGGAAGAAAGACACGCTTCTCTAACCACCATGAAAGAAGAGCAGCGTCAAGATGCCGCCATGGCTGCCAGGATCTACGGGGGAGAAAAGGGTAAGGTGCCAGCGCTAAAACAGAGGCAGATGGAGGAGATGGACCACTCCGGTGCACCCACTGTGGTAAATATTATCATACGGAAGAAAACTGCTATGATAAACATGGATATGAGGAGGTGA
- the LOC141594654 gene encoding heat shock 70 kDa protein 18-like, translating into MNSSISTLMKKKGSSWWKTVLASRKQKQPGIGIDLGTTYSCVAVWQHGRVEIITNNLGNRTTPSWVAFTQTNRFIGEAAKNQASMNSTNTIFDVKRLIGRKFSDETVQDDMKHWPFKVIADPNDIIDANNPLIVVTYKDEEKLFTPEQISSMILAKMKEIAETYLGKEVKDAVVTVPAYFNDAQRLATKDAGVIAGLNVVRIINEPTAAAIAYGLDNELTDGYNNKVAKNILVFDLGGGTFDVSLVAVQKDLFEVKAVNGDTHLGGGDFDTRLVGYLVAEIERKHKKKLGDNPRALGRLRAACERAKRNLSSTTETSIEIDCLFDGNDFCSTITRARFEKLNLDLFEKCLEPVDKCLKDAQMRKADVHDIVLVGGSTRIPKVQELLQNYFEGKELCTRINPDEAVAYGAASHAAILAGVGDHKDTVLVDVTPLSLGLEVNEDAVMNIFIPRNTTIPTKISKTGYTSKDNQEAVQLSVYEGERLIAKDNNFLGKFLLYNLPPRPKGECKFDVCFNIDADGILTVSANLIGTNNKDEITITDHCGRLTKDEIDRMVKEGEIYKAQDEEFKRAIEAKTTLENYIEDVTMMVRRRRHMMSEDEKRLIEDAIKRTMGWIDWNYLCGDVSLFELKKAELRSVCDYVLGKKSRKTKVTELNNVD; encoded by the exons ATGAATTCGTCGATCTCAACTCTGATGAAGAAGAAAGGATCGAGCTGGTGGAAGACAGTACTCGCGAGTAGAAAACAAAAGCAGCCAGGAATTGGAATCGATCTAGGGACAACCTACTCATGTGTCGCGGTTTGGCAGCACGGTCGTGTCGAGATCATTACCAACAACTTGGGTAACCGTACAACACCGTCTTGGGTCGCTTTCACCCAAACCAACCGCTTTATTGGAGAAGCTGCTAAGAACCAGGCCTCCATGAATTCTACCAACACTATCTTTG ATGTGAAGAGGCTTATTGGAAGAAAATTCAGTGACGAAACAGTTCAAGATGACATGAAGCACTGGCCGTTTAAGGTCATTGCTGACCCGAATGATATTATTGATGCTAACAACCCTTTAATTGTGGTGACTTATAAGGATGAAGAAAAGCTATTTACCCCTGAACAAATATCGTCAATGATTCTAGCGAAGATGAAAGAGATTGCCGAAACTTATCTGGGTAAAGAAGTTAAGGATGCTGTTGTTACTGTTCCGGCTTATTTCAATGATGCGCAACGCCTGGCAACTAAAGATGCGGGAGTCATTGCTGGGCTCAATGTTGTTCGCATTATTAATGAGCCAACGGCTGCTGCCATTGCATACGGTCTAGATAATGAGCTTACTGATGGCTACAATAATAAAGTCGCAAAGAATATCTTAGTGTTTGATCTCGGTGGTGGGACCTTCGATGTGTCTTTGGTGGCAGTCCAAAAGGATTTATTCGAGGTTAAGGCTGTCAATGGTGATACTCACCTCGGTGGAGGTGATTTCGACACAAGATTGGTAGGGTACCTTGTGGCCGAGATTGAGAGAAAGCATAAGAAGAAGTTGGGGGATAATCCCAGGGCTCTAGGGAGGCTGAGAGCCGCTTGTGAGAGGGCTAAGAGGAACCTGTCTTCGACAACAGAGACATCGATTGAGATTGATTGCCTTTTCGATGGAAATGACTTTTGTTCAACAATTACTCGTGCAAGGTTTGAGAAGCTGAATCTTGATTTATTCGAGAAATGTTTAGAACCCGTGGACAAATGCCTAAAGGATGCACAAATGAGGAAAGCCGATGTACATGATATAGTCCTTGTAGGCGGATCAACTCGAATCCCAAAGGTGCAAGAATTGTTGCAAAATTACTTTGAGGGAAAAGAGCTATGTACGAGAATTAACCCGGACGAGGCGGTTGCCTATGGAGCTGCCTCTCATGCTGCAATCTTAGCCGGTGTTGGGGATCACAAGGATACTGTGCTTGTCGATGTTACTCCTTTATCACTTGGTCTTGAGGTtaatgaagatgccgtcatgaaTATTTTTATTCCTCGAAATACAACCATCCCTACTAAGATATCTAAGACGGGTTATACATCAAAAGACAACCAAGAAGCAGTGCAACTCAGCGTCTATGAGGGTGAGAGACTCATTGCCAAAGACAACAACTTCTTAGGCAAATTCCTATTGTACAACTTACCACCAAGACCTAAAGGTGAGTGTAAGTTCGACGTCTGCTTCAATATCGATGCTGATGGTATTCTGACCGTGTCAGCAAACCTGATTGGTACCAATAACAAAGACGAGATCACTATTACTGACCACTGCGGAAGGCTAACAAAGGACGAGATCGATAGGATGGTGAAAGAGGGTGAGATATACAAGGCTCAAGACGAAGAATTTAAAAGGGCTATTGAGGCTAAAACTACATTAGAGAACTATATAGAGGACGTCACGATGATGGTGAGACGACGTCGCCATATGATGAGTGAAGATGAAAAGAGATTAATTGAGGATGCAATTAAGCGGACAATGGGATGGATCGATTGGAATTATCTTTGTGGTGATGTGTCTTTGTTTGAGCTAAAGAAGGCTGAGCTTCGGAGTGTTTGTGATTATGTTTTGGGTAAGAAAAGCCGTAAGACTAAGGTAACTGAGTTAAATAATGTTGATTGA